The proteins below are encoded in one region of Serratia symbiotica:
- a CDS encoding lysozyme, which yields MQTSQAGKDLIRQYEGLKLTAYKCSAGKDTIGYGHTHGVKPGDHITKAQADAFLDEDLAVFELTVNTAIKRPMNPHQFDAMVALAFNIGGAAFAGSTLVKKFNTGDTQGAAKEFPRWCHSGRIVVPGLVKRRAAEREMFLR from the coding sequence ATGCAGACAAGTCAAGCCGGTAAAGATCTGATTAGGCAGTATGAAGGTCTGAAACTGACGGCATACAAATGCAGCGCGGGTAAGGACACTATCGGCTACGGCCACACTCACGGTGTAAAGCCCGGCGATCATATTACTAAAGCCCAGGCAGATGCTTTTTTGGATGAAGATTTGGCTGTATTCGAGTTGACAGTCAACACGGCGATTAAGCGCCCAATGAACCCACATCAGTTTGATGCAATGGTTGCGCTAGCATTCAACATTGGCGGTGCTGCGTTCGCTGGCTCTACGCTGGTGAAGAAATTCAATACAGGCGATACCCAGGGCGCGGCCAAAGAGTTTCCCCGCTGGTGTCACAGTGGCCGCATTGTAGTGCCTGGTCTGGTCAAGCGACGGGCGGCAGAGCGTGAGATGTTTTTGCGATGA
- a CDS encoding lysis protein: protein MIPFNWKVSLAALSGWIIVILSIATWHYRDNYRQALSKQQEVEKLAESRLDTINAIQRQQKEVAALDAKYTQELTNARLENDRLRADVAAGRRQLRIKGTCSVSKTATGASMGNGSAIEVSREAGSTVLDIRSGMISDQRKLKFLQAYLKGQCQ from the coding sequence ATGATCCCCTTCAACTGGAAAGTGAGCCTTGCTGCGCTATCAGGGTGGATAATCGTCATTCTGTCTATAGCCACTTGGCATTACCGCGACAACTATCGCCAAGCACTGAGTAAGCAGCAAGAAGTGGAGAAATTAGCGGAGTCCAGGCTAGACACAATCAACGCCATCCAGCGCCAGCAAAAAGAAGTCGCAGCCCTCGACGCTAAATACACCCAGGAGCTTACCAATGCCAGACTTGAGAATGATCGTCTTCGTGCTGATGTCGCCGCTGGTCGTCGCCAGTTGCGCATCAAAGGCACCTGTAGTGTGTCCAAAACCGCCACCGGTGCCAGCATGGGCAATGGAAGCGCCATCGAGGTCAGTAGAGAAGCTGGATCAACTGTTCTCGATATCCGTTCAGGAATGATTAGCGATCAGCGGAAACTAAAATTTTTGCAGGCGTATTTGAAAGGACAGTGCCAGTAG